A window of Mycolicibacterium fluoranthenivorans contains these coding sequences:
- the sthA gene encoding Si-specific NAD(P)(+) transhydrogenase codes for MGSMQEYDLVVIGSGPGGQRAAIAAAKLGKSVAVIERGAMLGGVCVNTGTIPSKTLREAVVYLTGMSQRELYGASYRVKEKITPADLLARTQHVIGKEIDVVRSQLMRNRVELYVGHGRFVDDHTVAIDDPGRAERITVRGRYFVIATGTKPARPSGVEFDENRVLDSDGILDLKAIPTSMVVVGAGVIGIEYASMFAALGTKVTVVEKRDAMLEFCDPEIVEALRFHLRDLAVTFRFGEEVTAVDVGAAGTVTTLASGKQIPAETVMYSAGRQGQTDHLDLANAGLEADARGRIFVDDNFATKVDHIYAVGDVIGFPALAATSMEQGRLAAYHAFGEPTKGMMDLQPIGIYSIPEVSYVGLTEVDLTKDSIPYEVGVSRYRELARGQIAGDSYGMLKLLVSTEDLKILGVHIFGSAATELVHIGQAVMGCGGTVEYLVDAVFNYPTFSEAYKVAALDVMNKLRALSQFKR; via the coding sequence ATGGGTTCCATGCAGGAGTATGACCTCGTCGTCATCGGTTCCGGCCCCGGCGGCCAGCGGGCGGCCATCGCCGCCGCCAAGCTCGGCAAGTCCGTGGCGGTCATCGAGCGGGGCGCGATGCTGGGCGGCGTCTGCGTCAACACCGGCACCATTCCGTCGAAGACGTTGCGCGAAGCCGTCGTCTACCTGACCGGGATGAGCCAGCGCGAACTGTACGGCGCCAGCTATCGCGTCAAGGAGAAGATCACCCCCGCCGATCTGCTGGCCCGGACCCAGCACGTGATCGGCAAGGAGATCGACGTGGTGCGCTCGCAGCTGATGCGCAACCGGGTCGAGCTCTATGTCGGGCACGGCCGGTTCGTCGACGACCACACCGTGGCGATCGACGATCCCGGCCGCGCGGAACGGATCACGGTGCGCGGCCGGTATTTCGTCATCGCCACCGGCACCAAACCCGCCCGTCCGAGCGGCGTCGAGTTCGACGAGAACCGGGTGCTGGACTCCGACGGAATCCTTGACCTCAAGGCCATCCCGACCTCCATGGTGGTGGTGGGCGCCGGGGTGATCGGCATCGAGTACGCCTCGATGTTCGCCGCCCTGGGCACCAAGGTGACCGTCGTCGAGAAACGCGACGCGATGCTCGAGTTCTGTGACCCGGAGATCGTCGAGGCGCTGCGGTTCCATCTCCGCGATCTGGCCGTCACGTTCCGGTTCGGCGAGGAGGTCACGGCCGTCGACGTCGGTGCGGCCGGCACGGTGACCACCCTGGCCAGTGGTAAGCAGATCCCGGCCGAGACGGTGATGTACTCCGCGGGCCGTCAGGGCCAGACCGATCACCTCGACCTGGCCAACGCCGGCCTGGAGGCCGACGCCCGTGGCCGGATCTTCGTCGACGACAACTTCGCCACCAAGGTCGACCATATCTACGCCGTCGGCGACGTCATCGGCTTCCCCGCCCTGGCCGCGACGTCGATGGAACAAGGGCGGCTGGCCGCCTACCACGCGTTCGGCGAGCCCACCAAAGGCATGATGGACCTGCAACCGATCGGGATCTACTCGATTCCCGAGGTGTCCTATGTCGGCCTCACCGAGGTCGACCTGACCAAGGACTCGATCCCATATGAGGTCGGCGTCTCCCGCTACCGGGAACTGGCCCGCGGCCAGATCGCCGGTGACTCCTACGGCATGCTCAAGCTGCTGGTGTCCACCGAGGATCTCAAGATCCTGGGCGTCCACATCTTCGGCAGTGCGGCCACCGAATTGGTGCATATCGGTCAGGCGGTGATGGGTTGCGGAGGCACCGTCGAGTATCTCGTCGATGCGGTCTTCAACTACCCCACCTTCTCCGAGGCCTACAAGGTGGCGGCGCTGGACGTGATGAACAAGCTGCGCGCGCTGAGCCAGTTCAAGCGCTAG
- a CDS encoding DUF4192 domain-containing protein, with amino-acid sequence MTTQPRFTDLDRPAALIAALPAVLGFVPVHSLVLVTLDRGDIGPVLRVDLSAALTAGTEHFAAVVASSCPDAAIAVIVDENMPDCSACASDHLDLADRLAESLDGHAITLLAALVVDRVTPGGRWRCADGCGAGGVIDDPESSPLAAAAVLEGRRLYGRREELEQVVDIVDLDHCDRLAEQIARHATGDPTPAAEAVRLALRMAAQVGAGTDPDDAEVAVLACALTDPRVRDTLYALAVGERAAEAEALWTRLARLLPQPWRTEALVLVAFSAYVRGDGPLAGISLEAALKCQATHRMAGMLDQALQSGMHPRQIRELALTGYRTAAQLGVQLPPRRAFGQRAR; translated from the coding sequence ATGACCACACAACCTCGCTTCACAGATCTCGACCGGCCTGCCGCCCTGATCGCGGCGCTGCCCGCGGTCCTCGGCTTCGTCCCCGTCCACTCGCTGGTCCTGGTCACCCTCGACCGCGGTGACATCGGCCCCGTTCTGCGGGTGGACCTCAGCGCCGCTCTCACCGCAGGCACCGAGCATTTCGCGGCGGTGGTGGCGTCGTCGTGCCCGGACGCGGCGATAGCCGTCATCGTCGATGAGAACATGCCGGACTGCAGCGCCTGCGCCAGTGATCACCTTGACCTCGCCGACCGGCTGGCGGAGTCGCTGGACGGGCACGCGATCACGCTGCTGGCCGCGCTCGTGGTGGACCGGGTCACCCCGGGCGGACGGTGGCGCTGCGCCGACGGATGCGGTGCCGGCGGCGTGATCGACGATCCCGAATCGTCGCCGCTGGCGGCGGCGGCGGTGCTCGAGGGACGCAGGCTCTACGGTCGACGTGAGGAGCTGGAACAGGTCGTCGATATCGTCGACCTGGACCATTGCGATCGGCTGGCCGAGCAGATAGCGCGTCACGCCACAGGTGACCCGACCCCTGCCGCGGAGGCGGTGCGGTTGGCACTGAGGATGGCCGCACAGGTCGGTGCCGGGACCGATCCCGACGATGCCGAGGTGGCGGTGCTGGCGTGCGCGCTCACCGACCCCCGGGTTCGGGACACGCTCTATGCGCTGGCGGTCGGGGAGCGGGCCGCCGAGGCCGAGGCGCTGTGGACGCGGTTGGCACGCCTCCTGCCGCAACCGTGGCGGACGGAAGCCCTGGTGCTGGTGGCCTTCTCGGCCTACGTGCGCGGCGACGGCCCACTCGCCGGGATCTCCCTGGAAGCGGCGCTGAAATGCCAGGCGACCCATCGGATGGCCGGCATGCTGGACCAGGCTCTCCAGTCGGGGATGCACCCGCGGCAGATACGCGAGCTGGCGCTCACCGGCTATCGGACCGCGGCGCAACTCGGCGTGCAACTACCTCCGCGACGCGCGTTCGGTCAGCGCGCCCGATGA